In Mus caroli chromosome 19, CAROLI_EIJ_v1.1, whole genome shotgun sequence, a genomic segment contains:
- the Stambpl1 gene encoding AMSH-like protease isoform X2, which yields MRQQQLESEQFLFFEDQLKKQELARGQMRGQDSPVLSEQTDGSALSCFSTHQNNSLRNAFADHPHKSDGSNFANYSPPVNRALKPAATLSAVQNLVVEGLRCVVLSRDLCHKFLLLADSNTVRGIETCGILCGKLTHNEFTITHVVVPKQSAGPDYCDVENVEELFNVQDQHGLLTLGWIHTHPTQTAFLSSVDLHTHCSYQLMLPEAIAIVCSPKHKDTGIFRLTNAGMLEVSTCKKKGFHPHTKDPKLFSICSHVLVKDIKTTVLDLR from the exons ATGCGCCAGCAGCAACTAGAGTCTGAACAGTTCCTGTTTTTTGAAGATCAACTCAAGAAGCAGGAGTTGGCTCGAGGCCAGATGCGAGGTCAGGACTCTCCAGTGCTGTCAGAGCAGACTGACGGAAGTGCGCTGTCCTGCTTTTCCACCCACCAGAACAACTCTCTGAGGAATGCATTTGCAGATCATCCTCATAAAAGTGATGGAAGCAATTTCGCTAACTACTCTCCTCCCGTGAACAGGGCCCTAAAGCCAGCGGCCACCCTGAGTGCTGTTCAGA atTTGGTGGTTGAAGGACTGAGGTGTGTAGTTTTATCAAGAGATCTTTGCCATAAATTTCTGCTGCTGGCTGACTCTAACACAGTGAGAGGAATAGAGACCTGTGGGATCCTCTGTGGAAAACTG acacaCAATGAATTCACCATTACTCATGTGGTTGTGCCAAAGCAGTCTGCTGGCCCAGACTATTGCGATGTGGAGAACGTAGAAGAATTATTCAATGTTCAGGATCAACATGGTCTCCTCACACTGGGATGGATCCAT ACACACCCCACGCAAACGGCATTCCTGTCCAGTGTGGATCTCCACACTCACTGCTCCTACCAGCTTATGTTGCCGGAGGCCATTGCCATTGTGTGTTCCCCAAAGCATAAAGA CACCGGCATTTTCAGGCTCACCAACGCTGGCATGCTTGAGGTTTCTACTTGTAAAAAGAAGGGCTTCCATCCTCACACCAAGGACCCCAAGCTGTTTAGT aTATGCAGCCATGTGTTAGTAAAGGACATAAAAACAACTGTGTTGGATCTGAGGTGA